The Synechococcus sp. WH 8101 sequence CCCGGCAGCACCTGGAAACCGGTGACAGCGATGGCCGGGATGGAATCGGGCAAGTTTCCGCCCGACACCAAGCTCAACACTATGGCATGCATCACTTACGGCGGCCACTGCTTCCCGGATCACAACGGTGCCGGTTTCGGCCGGATCGGTTATGCCGATGCTCTGCGCTTTTCCAGCAACACGTTTTTCTATCAGGTGGGTGTGGGGGTGGGCTCCCGCGCCTTGAAGAAAGCAGCCACGCAGCTCGGTTTCGGTGGCAAGAGCGGCATTGAGATCGGCTGGGAGGAGAGTGTGGGGTTGGTGGGCGATGAAGATTGGGCTGCCGCCGGTCGGGGCTGGGCCCAGCCGGGCACCACCCCCTGGATTCCGGAAGACATGGCGAGCGCGTCCATCGGTCAGTCGGTGGTGCAGATCACGCCGCTGCAGCTGGCGCGCGCCTATTCCGTTTTCGCTAACGGCGGTTGGTTGGTGACGCCCCATCTCGCCGATCAGGGACTCGACTGGACCGCTCCCTCCCGGCGCACCAAAGTGGACATGAAACCCTCCACGCTGGCCAAGATCAGGGAGGGCTTGCGCAAGGTGGTTTCCGATGGCACCGGCTACGGCCTCAATGGACCCGGTATCCCCTCGGCGGGAGGAAAAACCGGCACGGCAGAGGACAGCACCGGTGGACCTGACCATGCCTGGTTCGCCACCTATGCCCCTTACCCCGAAGGCGAGATCGTGATCGTGGCGTTCGCCCAGAACACCCCCGGAGGTGGCTCGGTGCATGCCCTGCCGATGGCCAAGAAGGTGATGGAGGTGTGGAACCGCAAGCGGGCGAAGTAAGGATCAGGCGACCTGGGCCAGCTCCGGCTTCAGCACCTTGCGGTAGTAGGTGCGCAGCTGTTCCGTGGCTCCGGCCCAGCCCCAGCGCTCCGCTTCCGTACGGGCCGCCCGGCGCAGGGCCTGCCGTTCGAGATCGTTGCCCAGCAGTCGTTGCGTGGCCTGGATCAGACTGGCGGCGCCTCCATCGGCCCCATCCGGCTCGTAAAGGCAGCCGTTGAGGCCATCGCTGATGATGTCAGGGATGCCACCGCGGTTGGCGCCCACCACGGGACACCCCGCAGCCATCGCCTCCAGCAGCACCAGGCCGAGGGTTTCGGTGCTGGAGGGGAAGAGGAAGGCATCGCCACTGGCGTAGGCACTGGCCAGCTCTTCGCCAGCGAGGTAGCCCACGAAGGTGGTGGCGGTGCCCTCGAAATGGCGCTCGAGTTGCTGGCGGTGCGGTCCGTCCCCCACCAGGGCGAGACGGGCATCGGGGAGGGCTTCCAGCACCGGACGGATCCGCTCGATTTGTTTTTCGGCTGACAAGCGGCCCACATAGAGCAGGAGTGCGCCGCGGTCGTCGTGTGCACCCAGCAGCCGCTGACGCATGGCGTCGCTGCGCAGCTCGGGCCGGAACAGCTCGGTGTCGACGCCTCGCTGCCAGAGGGCGGTGTGCTGGATGCCCTTTTCGCTCAGTTCCTTCACCATGGCGGTGGAGGTGCAGAGATTGAGTTCGGCCTGGTTGTGGGCCGCCTTCAGCAACTCCCAGAGCAGGGGCTCGAGCATC is a genomic window containing:
- a CDS encoding glycosyltransferase family 1 protein; protein product: MKIAFFTETFLPKVDGIVTRLTKTVKHLVEAGDEVLVFCPEGAPSEYMGAGVIGVPAMPLPLYPELKLALPRPAVSEAIDAFQPDLVHVVNPAVLGLGGIWLAKNKSIPLIASYHTHLPKYLEHYGMGMLEPLLWELLKAAHNQAELNLCTSTAMVKELSEKGIQHTALWQRGVDTELFRPELRSDAMRQRLLGAHDDRGALLLYVGRLSAEKQIERIRPVLEALPDARLALVGDGPHRQQLERHFEGTATTFVGYLAGEELASAYASGDAFLFPSSTETLGLVLLEAMAAGCPVVGANRGGIPDIISDGLNGCLYEPDGADGGAASLIQATQRLLGNDLERQALRRAARTEAERWGWAGATEQLRTYYRKVLKPELAQVA